Within the Miscanthus floridulus cultivar M001 chromosome 2, ASM1932011v1, whole genome shotgun sequence genome, the region ACATGGAACATGCTTCCTGATGACCTTCGTCGCGCGATCGGAGCAAACTTCGACGCCAGGTATAACGAGGAGGAGCTCATTATGTTCTGGCGAGTCAACAAGGAGCGCTACGACTTTATGGAGGCTGAGGAAAGGAGGGAGATTGCCTTCTTCCACAGGAGGGCCGAGCTGGCTCGTAACCCTTTGCGTCGTCAGCTTTGTGAGCACTTCATTTCGATATTGTTTCGACTCCTGCATCTTCTTACATTTGTTGGCAATGAGCCATTGTTTTGTTTTCGTAGATCCCGATTCGCCACCGAACGACGAACATCTCCTGGCCCCaaaggaggaggacgatgacgacgaggaCGACTGTATGGTCGTTtgaatatgatgatgatgatgatgcccctgacgatgacgacgacgagggcgGGAACATGTTCGCTCCCAACTATCCCAACGCATACTGACGACGACGACTAGTTGGGTAGTGCTGCTTCTTTTGTGCAATGGGAGCAAGCTCCGTACATATTTTGCAGATGCCCATGGCTTGGCATGTAGTACTTGTGGTAGATGCACGAATAGTGCTTGTATATGCTTGATGGAAAACTTATGTAAGTGTTGTCGATGATGTCGATGACGACAACCTAAGATTGTAAGAACAATTGTTGGTTTGAACTCTTCGTGTGTAATATTGTCGATGGACGCTTACGAACTTGCGTTATAACTCATGATGACCTTGCATGAACAATGGTTTGTTTGAACTCATGATGACCTTGCGTTATAACTCTTCGTTGCCATTCCTTCGTGGCCATCGACTATGGAGAGGGATATTGTAGAGGCCCACAGCCTGGCCTTGTCGTGCTAGAGTCGATGGCGCGACACCCTTGTCGCGCCATAGTGGACAGCGCGACAGCCTTGTCACGCCAGAGTCGATGGCGCGACAAGGCCGGAGGTGAACAGTGGGCCGGCATTATTAACTCACGAGCACACAGTATCCACGCGTCCGATACCGCTGGCCATGTACGTGGTGATATGCATGCAGTCCCTATATATCAGAGGGTTTCTAAAATACTCCAGACCGCACCGCGCCGACTGTTTTGTAGGCCCAGCTAGTAGCTTAAGTCAGTACACGCCACACACCAAGTATTTGTGCGTGCTGTTGATACATAAGAAAGAGAACAAATCAAACAAgcagagcatctccaacagtttGGCATATCTCTTTCCCATCCTTGATTTTTTGGAAAAATGACAAAAATCCATCTCCAACGTACAGTTTCCCATCTACCTTCCCTATCTTTTGGCGTTTCCCAAATCTACGTCGAATCTGCACAGATATACGCGCTGAGAAGTCACCGCGCATCCGGTGTTTTCCCCGCGACTCCGTCTCCTTCCTGCGCTGACCGGCTGGAGCAGATCGGCGTAGGCACGATCTGTATCCAGAAGAGGAGCGAAGCCGAGGCTTCCTCTTTGGCGGCCGCGAGAGAGTTCACCGGCGACCCAGGCATCTCCGTCCAGCGGAGTCGCAAGGAGGCCCCACGACTCTGAGGGCCACGTCATCCATGGCAGGTCAATTCCCCACGCCTTGCCGTGGCTGCTGGCGCGCGCTAAAAGCCGGTGGCCGAGCGGTGATCGAACGCGGCCGCCGGCCAGGACGGGAACCTGAAGATATATACGTAGACCGTAGTACTACTACCTACAAGCAACATGCGGTCAGGTGCTTCTGCGTCAAGGCGCACGTCCAGTACGTTCGTGCCACATCGCAGGCCGCCGAAGCAACGTGCCATGCCTCTGGTCATCAGCTAGAGCAGGTTGCTCATAAAGTCATAAATCACGTAGCTGCAGTGCATGCAGCATGCATACGCACGTATATGCTGGGATGAGCACACCGATGCCTGCGCCGTCAACAATAGCTCCACATCTATACCGACAACGTCTCCGCGTCTACACCGACTGCGTGCCGGCCGACGGACACCGACTGCGTGCCGGCTGACGGACACCGACGAGGAGTGCGTCTCCGTCTGGACGACCGCGAAGGGTTTCGCGtggaaaaaaaattgccgagaaaaaaaaaacactctcaTGGAACCAACTTTTGATTTTGGGAAGTGAAGAATGGGGAAATCTTAGAGATAGGTTCTTTTTTTTCCTCCCCATACTAATTTGGGAGTTGGCAAATACCATGATTTGGAGAAAAAAAATGAagaactcttgaagatgctcttagtTAGCGCACGTCCATGCATGGGAAGATGCAAGCCAATATGTGTGTGCGTGGCTTGTCGTGCAACGTTCGCGTATACGATACGGATGTGGGGTGTACCGGCTGCGGAACACGTACGCGGTGTTTGGTGTGTGTCGTGTACTGACTTAAGCTAGTAGCTGGGCCTACAAGACAGTCGGCGCGGTGCGGTCTGGAGTATTTTAGAAACATATAAGGACTGCATGCATATCACCACGTATATGGTCAGCGGTACCGGACGCGTGAATAATGTGTGCTCGTGAGTTAATAATGCTGGCCCACTGTTCAGCCAGGAGGCGAGCCGTTGAGTTTATAGAAGCGTCTatacttggccatgcagcccgaggcccgGTAGCCCGGCCCACGGCCCGCTAATTTGACCCGACACGAGTCCGGCCCGGCACGAGGGTCTctgggcccgggctggcccggcacgcagctacaggccgtgcctgggccgttgcGCAAGCCcgcgggctggcccggcccggcaCGGTAATAAGCCGTCGGCCCGAGGTCGGCCCGGCAGCAGCTCCCGGCTCCCGCGCGGCCTGCTAGCGGCCCAGCGGCCAAGGCCAACGGCGCTTTGGCCTCCTGGCCTCCCCCTGCCATATAAGCGCGAGGCAGGTAGGCAGTCGGCACCCGCGCCCCTCACAAACCCTAAACCTAAATCACTCGAttgactcctctcctctcctgctCTCCACTCTCCAGTCCACTGCGCCGCAGCCGCCGCTCGCACTCTCGCCTCGCCGTATGACCGTATCCACTGTGCCGTCGTCGACCCCGACTCCGGTGACCTCGAACCGCCGCTGCCGGCGTGCTCCTCACCCTCTctacctctcccttctccatCTACCtttctcccctctagatctcggtGATTATGTGAGTTTGTTGACCCCGTTTgtccctcctccgccgctcgccgtccttGCTGACCTTGTGTCGTCTTCTCTGGCCGTGGGGCCGTCGTCGTCTtcttctccggcaccgggctccggttgcgAAGGTAAgcacctaaccctaaccctaaccggctaaccctaatccccatctttcttctttttttgatgAGATCTCTAACTGATCTATTCCTTCCTCCTTCgcaggtcggtagccgatgctTCAAGCTCTAGCTGCGGCATAGAGCGAGGAGCAAGGCGGCCACCCGCACCGTTGAGGTACGGTGCTGGAGAGGCGGCCATGGTTGAAGACGATGGCGAGCTTCCGCCTGGCATGGCCCCTGAGGGCGAGAACGACGACGACATCCGTGATGACGCTGCTGCGTTGTTCGGTGTCGATCTCGGAGACGGcgacggtggtgaaggggcgacgGCGTCTGCGAACCCGGTCGGCTCCAACTCCAACGGCTCTGTTccatctgttgctgctgctggtaaTGGTAAggttggtaagcgtaaatctcCTGTCTGGGATGATTTTGAAGAGATATTTGAGACTATGAATGGAGTACAGATTTGCACTAAAGCTAAATGTAAGATGTGTAAGTCAactttgtctgctagatctagtgctggcactggtcacttgaagaggcaccagaACTCTTGTAGGCAGAAAACTGATCAACGTGATAGGGTTCAATCTAGGCTATCttacaatcctgatggttctgtgcATAACTGGGATTATAAACCTGAGGTAGCTAGAACTGAACTCTGCatattgattgctaggcttgatttgCCTTTGGGTATTGGTGATACAGATGCATTTGAGGAGTACATTCAacgtgctcataaccctaggtttcgTAGGGTGTCTAGACAGTCCACCactagagaccttcgtgctctatttactgaacgtcgtaatatgcttaagaatCATGTTTTGTCTGGTGCATCATCTGTTGCTTTGACATCTGACATATGGTCTGgaaatgctaaggaggactacaTTAGTGTAGTTGCTCATTATGTGAGTGCAGATTGGGAGCTACAAAAAAGGTAATTGGCCTCAGGTTGATTGAGGTGAAGCACACTGGTGAGAATATTTCTGAAAAAATTGCTTGTGTGGTTCAGGAATTTGGTATGATTGACAAGATTTATTCTGttactctagacaatgcttcctCCAATGCTAAGGCAATGGAGACTTTGACACCCATGTTTGCATGTTATTTAGGTTCTGATCCGACACCTACTTCATCAGATCCTAATAAGCGTAAATATAATCTTATGCATCAGCGTTGTGCTTGCCATATCATTAATTTAATTGTGAAATCTGGTTTAAAGAGATTTAAAACTTACACAGAGgattttagaactgctattaacttcttaaattcatCTAATCACAGAATTGCCATGTTTAAGAATTATTGTAATGctcagggtgttagacctagaaagtttggtttAGATATGGATGTGagatggaatgctacataccttatgcttaaacactgCTACCTTACAAGGAggttttttctgtgttcattaatgcaATTTTTGGCTGCACATTGTTGACTCCAAGACATTGGCTCATTGCTGCCAAGATATTGGAGTTCCTGGAATTATTTTATGAATCAACATGTGTTCTATCTGatgtttactatccaactagtccactaATTCTGCACCATATGCTTGACATTGCTCATCATTTGCAtgaaagtgaaaaagatcaaaatctaatggctgttgtctatcctatgaagcttaaatatcTTAAGTATTGGGAAAatatacctctgttatattctattgctttcattcttgatcctagagctaagttgagaggtTTGTTTAATGTGCTGGTAATACTTAAAGAGAACATTggtgttgattacaataaatattaTGCTGATGTTAAAACTGAAATTTACAAGTTATTTGCCAAGTATGACAGCAAGTATGGTTCTACAAGGTCTCAAAGGCCTGTACATCCTGCAGTCAACTCAGGTAAGAGGAAACAAGCATGGGGAAGGATCTTTGGCGGCCCTGGATCATCAGCTGTTGTTGGTCATCCTCCCCCTGCCTCTGTCTCCACTTCAACTCAATCTGCTGCCTCTGTTGCTTGTGAGCTCACAACTTATCTggatagtgacaatgtcactgcatatgaggatgattttgatttgcttctctggtggcgtgaccacaaactaacctatccTGTTCTTTCTATAATGGCAAGAGATATTATGGCTGTTCCTGTTTCTACTGTCTCTTCAGAATCATGTTTCAGTTTAACAGGAAGGATTATTGAGGAGCGGCGCCGAAGACTTCTGCCTGAACATGTggagatgcttgcttgcatcaaGGACTGGGAGCTGGGTGATAGAAGACTTCAACATTCTACTGACAACCAAGAGCTGGCAGAGTCCTTTGAGAATCTGTATCTTGATGTTCCTGAAGATGGATCTGGGCCTCCTTCTGCTAGCACATCTGCAAGTGCTTCTGTTGCTTCTGCTTCTG harbors:
- the LOC136535971 gene encoding zinc finger BED domain-containing protein RICESLEEPER 2-like; the protein is MVEDDGELPPGMAPEGENDDDIRDDAAALFGVDLGDGDGGEGATASANPVGSNSNGSVPSVAAAGNGKVGKRKSPVWDDFEEIFETMNGVQICTKAKCKMCKSTLSARSSAGTGHLKRHQNSCRQKTDQRDRVQSRLSYNPDGSVHNWDYKPEVARTELCILIARLDLPLGIGDTDAFEEYIQRAHNPRFRRVSRQSTTRDLRALFTERRNMLKNHVLSGASSVALTSDIWSGNAKEDYISVVAHYEFGMIDKIYSVTLDNASSNAKAMETLTPIIAMFKNYCNAQGVRPRKFGLDMDEVFSVFINAIFGCTLLTPRHWLIAAKILEFLELFYESTCVLSDVYYPTSPLILHHMLDIAHHLHESEKDQNLMAVVYPMKLKYLKYWENIPLLYSIAFILDPRAKLRGLFNVLVILKENIGVDYNKYYADVKTEIYKLFAKYDSKYGSTRSQRPVHPAVNSGKRKQAWGRIFGGPGSSAVVGHPPPASVSTSTQSAASVACELTTYLDSDNVTAYEDDFDLLLWWRDHKLTYPVLSIMARDIMAVPVSTVSSESCFSLTGRIIEERRRRLLPEHVEMLACIKDWELGDRRLQHSTDNQELAESFENLYLDVPEDGSGPPSASTSASASVASASAAT